DNA sequence from the Candidatus Latescibacter sp. genome:
CGCTCAAGCAGTACGGCTATCCTCTCTGGATCGACTCTGCCGACCGGCGGGTAAGGTTCGACAAGGGCGATGGCAGCCGCCGAGCCGAGAACTTCCATCACCCCCGTCAGCTCATGCTGAACATGCTCGCGGTCGAGCGTATTATCAAGCGGGGCGGGAAAACGTCGGGCATCTTCACTTAGGGTTGTTTTATGGAAATATCCAGTGCCCGATTCCTTCTTTCGCCACGGGGGAGAGAAGTCATGTCCGCCCTGGAGGGGGGTGCACGCGATGCCCTCGCCGCCGGCGCCCGACTTCGCAAGCTGTTTCCGGATGTTCCGCCCGCCTTTCTCGCTGCGGCGGTGGAGCTGGCAGAAGCCCGTGAGCGGGGCAAAGGGAAATTTGCCCGCGCCGGGGAGATGTTCTTCACCCGTGAGGCGCTGGAGCAGGCCACCGGTGAAGAGGCGGCGAAACACCGTGCGGAACGCTTCCGGGGATTGGGAACGGTCTGCGATGCCTGCTGCGGCATCGGCGGTGACGCTGTCGCTCTCGGGGCTGCTGCGGAACGCATCATCTGCGTGGACCGTGACCCGGCAAGGCTCCTTTTCTGCGCCGAAAATATGCGGCTTCACGGTATAGTGGCCGAAATGACGGAGGGCGATATTCTCTGCCTGCCGGAGATACTGAAAGAATGCGATGCGCTCTTCATCGACCCCTCTCGGCGGAGCGGCGGCAAACGCACGTGGGACCCCTTCGCTATGGAGCCGCCGCTTGATCGGGTTGAAGAGCTTCTGACAAAGGTTCCGGGAGGCGCGGCCAAGCTGCCGACATCGATACGAGAGGATAATCTTTCCATCCCGCACGAGCTTGAATGGGTATCAACCGCGAACGGCCTCAAGGAGGCGGTGTTGTGGACAGGGAACATGCGGCGATGTACGGTGACGGTGAGCCTTCTCCACCGAAACGCTATTCTCCGCGATACCGATCTGCCGGTAGAGGAAGCGGAAACCGGCGGCGAAGGGGAATACTTGTACGAACCCGATCCTGCGCTCATCCGTTCGGGGCTTTTGGGGAGAAAAGCTGCTTCTCTTGGAATGAAGCTCCTCAGCCGGGCGATAGCCTACACAACATCGGAGACTTTGATCCGGGATGACTTTTTCCGGGGTTACCGGGTGCTCTCGCGGATGAAATTCAACCTGAAACGCCTATCCGAGGAGCTGAACGCCCTCGGCATCGGACAGGTTACCGTAAAAAAGCGGGGATTTCCCCTGCTCCCGGAAGAGGTTATAAAGAAGCTGCGATTGAAGGGGTCGGGGCACGCCATCGTTATACTCACCCGCCTGGGCAAAGGACACGAGGCGTTCATTGTGGAGCCGGTAGACTCTTTAAAGCCGTATACATTTCAAACGCACGGTAGGAGCTGCGGGTGAAAGGCGCGCTGGCCACTTCCTTAAAACCCGTTTCTAAAGCAATCATCCTCAGTTCCTCAAATTCTTTCGGCGAGACATACCGTTTCACCGGATAGTAATCGCCGTCCGGCTGGAGATACTGTCCCAGCGAAAGGATGACGCACCCGGACTGACTCAGGTCGGAAAAGACTGCGCAGAGTTCCTCGCGGGTTTCCCCGATTCCCAGCATGAGTCCGGATTTCAGAACAATGTCCCGATCCATTTCTCCGGCCCGTTTTAAAATAGTGAGAGAGCGGCGATAATCCGATCCGGGACGGATCAGGGGATAGAGGCCGGGCGCCGTTTCCAGGTTGTGGCTGAGGACATCCGGACAGGCGGAAACAACCGTCCCAAGCGCCTCCTCCGACCCCATGAAATCAGGGATGAGCGTTTCAATAACGGTATGCGGGGAGAGAATACGGATATTCCGGATGACGGCGGCGAAATGGCTTGCTCCTCCATCGGGGAGATCGTCGCGGGTTACCGATGTGATCACCACATAGTTCAAACCCAGGGTTTTTACCGCTTCCGCGACCCGGAGAGGTTCTGACGGGTCAGTAACTCCATCGGGTCCATGAGCCACAGCACAGAAGCGGCAATCGCGGGTGCACCGGTCTCCCAAAATCAAAAACGTTGCGGCGCCCTGGGAAAAGCAATCGCCGCGGTTTGGACAAAGCGCTTCCTCGCACACGGTATGGAGCCGTTGAGATTCCAGAACAGCCTGAACGTTCTGGAAAATGGCGCCATACCCCACCTTTTTTCTTAACCACGAAGGTTTGCGTTCGGTATTCAGTATGAGTGTGTTCGGATTGGTGACCATGATTCCGGCCACATCATCATTCATGAGCTTTTCCACTGTTTCCGGGGTGTGCGGGAGATAGCGCATGTATTATTTCCCCGAGAGGAAGGCAAGATATTCTTTCGCGCCCATAAGTGAATTTACCTCGCCCGGATCGCCCGGCTTGATTTCGATCATCCACCCGTCGTCATAGGGACTCTGGTTCATCAACTGGGGAGCATCGACCAGGGCTGTATTCACCGCCGCCACTTCACCGCCAACCGGCGTACGCAGTTCTGATACCGCCTTCACCGATTCCACAGTACCGAACTCGCTGTCTTTTTGAAGCATCCTGCCGACTTCCGGCAACTCCACATATACGGCATCCCCCAGTTCGCTCTGGGCGTAATCGCTGATGCCGACCCGCACAAGGCCGCCTGCCGGTTTTGCCCATTCGTGATCGCCGGAATATTTACGGTCATCCGGAACATGCAGTTCATGTAACTGTTTCATGTTCTTTCTCCTCTAATTGTTCAATCGGAAACATCTCTGGTATTGGACGGCGTGCGGTAACATATCCCTCCGAATTCCCGCATGAGCGCCCCATGAGTCACATGCCATCCACTGTCGTAAAGTATAATACATTTATGCTTTTTCCCAATACCCTTTGTACAGCATGCCTGAAAAAAAAATCTGCTTGACAAATCGGCCATCCAGAGATGATGATACAAAAATGACAGCTTTACCGAGGAGAAAGGATATATCATGAAAAAAGGAACCTCTGTGGAGATTGACGAAATAAACCTGAATATTCTCAGGCACCTTCAGGACGGCAGCAAATCATTCGGCTCGATTGCCAAAGCCCTTTCCATTACCGAAAACACTGTCCGTGCACGGGTAAGTGTTATGAATAAAAACGGCATACGATGATATGATACATGCGTATCATAATCATTTGACGTATGCCGTTTATTAATTCACAAAAAAGTATAGGGGAAGGTTGAGCCGGATTACTGCCCTCCTCTGCCGCCGCCTCTTCCGCCTCTGGGCATGGCATTATACTTTTCAAGCTGATCTTTATTCAGAACCGTTCCCAGAGATTTGACCATTTCGTCGCGGATCGCAGTCATCTTGTCCATCATTGCCTGATTGTCCGGAGTTTCGCCTGCTGCTACCTGCTTGGCCCTTTCGGCCCTCACGGCAGCTTGCGCGTCAAGTTGCTTCTCGATGATGGGTACAATTTTTTTCTTCTGATCGTCAGTTAAGGTGACCGCTTCATTGATCCGAGTGATTGTACCGTCGATACTTTGCTGACGGGTGAAGGCGTTATATTTCTTTACCTGATCGGGAGTCAGAGCCTTTTCAACCGCGGCTGGAAGCATCCCACCACCCATAAATCCACCGCCTCTTCCGCCACCGCCGCCACTTTGAGCGTTAGCAGCCGCGTCGGTGTAGATTTTTAAAATCTGTGTTTTCTGGTCAGCAGTGAGTTTTATCGCCTTTTCAATATTCGCCACCCTTTCTTCCGGGGTAAGAGGGGTGCCCCGCTGCTGTGCCATAAGGGTGGGTACCATTACCAGGCTCGACACTGCGACGAGGATGAGACTGGCGAAGAAGATGCGTCTGTTCATTCCGTGCTCCTTTCAGTAAAGGTTTTTTTATGACGGAAACATCTCATGACCTTTAGATATAAATAAAATGTGAAAGGTTTAATTAATAGACAGCCTTTTTTTACTTTTTTTATTTATTAGCTGATGATTCGGCCACCCTCTCCTAATTAGGAGAGGGCTAAAACAAGGCGCATAATGAGTTACCCCCTCTCCTGACTGGGAGAGGGGGACAGGGGGTGAGGTAAAGAAACGCCAGAAAATAATGTAAAACTTACTTTTTGCCGGATCATCTTAGCTGACAGACTAAAAAAAATCAAGGAGAGGAATATGGGAAAATCATTTCAAATCTCTATGAATGTTATTTTGTGCTCTTTTTCATTTTGTAATCAAGAACACGCGTGTATCAGGCGCTTTCATGGTACAGATAATTTCTCTTGTTCCTTGAGAAACAACTTTCTCTGTATTCAGCTCTATTACTCGTGACTTTTCAGGCAGTGTAATGGTTTTCTTTCCTGATTTAAGAGAATGCAGCGCGACTATGCAGTTATCAGCCATGATGACATCGTTGGTTTCACAATATACATGAGCGCCTGCATAGCGTGCTATAGTGCGCCAGAGGTCAGCAGGTATCTGAACTGCTGTTATAAAAATAGCCGCATAATCGCCTTTCCCGCGTGATGCAATGCCATCTTTGCTTTTCGCTGCGCCTTTGCCGAACTCTTTGATAGACATGCCGATATGATTCATGCCGCCTTTTGCCCAGGCAAGGCCGAGCTCGGTGCCGTCGGTTGGCAAAAGGACAGGGCCGTAAGGCAGCGGACCTCCGATAACCATCGATTCTTCGAGGTTAGCTGTGATGGGATGATCGAAATTGGAAATGAGAATACGGCGCGGCGCGTTTGAAGGGAGCATTGTGAATTTAAAACCGGTAAGTTTTGAGGCAGACTCCGTGCCGATCTTTGTACCGTCAGAAATGCCTGAACCGGGCCCCCAGATTACTATATTGCCGTCGCGGAATACTTTTTCCCTTAAAAGCGCCATTCGTTTGTCGTCAACCCGGAACAGGTTCGGGAAGTAGAACACACGGTGTTTCGGGAAGTTGTCCAGCGCCAGGTCTTCGAAGAGATACATACAGTGCGGCGCCCCGCACCGCGCCATTCCCATCTTCTGTTCCCACATGATCGCTTCGTTCAAGAAGTTGCCGTTCCCGTTTGTTTCAAGCACAGCGGAATCATCGAGGATCATGGCAATACCGGGCATGGTCTCGTGTTTCCAGTTGAGAGAGCGCCTCATGATATCGGCCTGATGTGCAATAAGATTATGAATCTGGTCGCAGTAAAACCAGTCTTCGACAGCGAATCCCCATTGCCAGTAGGAATTGAATCCACGGGCGAGGCTCGTCGCCAGGTTGCGCCAGAGTATTGCATCTGCTTCTTTGAGGTTACGGGCTGAGCCGATTTCGTTTGTTCTATGGAACCGTGAATCCATCTCGCAGGAAAAATACATTCCCCGAAGAATGATTGAATCCACGATGCCTTCAGGTTCATAAACTCCGCCAATACCCCGCGCCTGGTAGTCGTGAGGGGTAATAAGGCCATTATATCCGGGGGTACCATCGAGCGCCGCTGCGTTCATGCTTCCCGATCCGGCCATTAATTCAGGATATGCCGGGCTCCACGACACCTTCTCTCCGAAGGAACTGTATCCGAAGAAACCTTTCAGGTTCCACCCGAGCATGGTCTGTTTCAGGGCATCATGGAGGAAGATCACCTTACGGTCTGTCGCTCCGGACATGGCCTCTCCAAGCTGACGGAATCTCATGAGAAACAGGTCTCCGGTCAGTTCAAGATAATCTCTCAGCGCCTGGTTGTCTTTGCCCGCCTGAAAATAGAGTATCTGAGAAATATCGGGGACAGCGCCTCGGAGCTTGTCCTTTGGCACTTCCGCATTATCGAATGTCATGAGCGAGTCGCCATACGAGGCGCGAAGCTTCCCAACCGTACCGTATTTATTCTTGAGGAATTCTCGCAGCTTTTGAGTCATCAGAGGATTATGGTCAAAAAACCATCCATCGGCCACAGGCATGTGACACCCTTCGGTGTGGTGATAATTCCCGTATCCTATGACATGCTCGGCCCAGGGGGTTGACTCTACATACCCAACCACTGCGGCCGAATATTTCGCTGCTGCGTCCCAGAATCTATCCGATGCGAGAGAAGGAGTGTCATGCACGGTTCCTTCATCGGTGATAAAGTATTCATTCTCATGTTTCTCTTTCCAGGATGCGGGCGGACGTGCCAAAAGACGGACAAATAAATAAGCATCGGGGTCGGCATCCAGGATGAACTTTGCCTGTTCATCAACATCGAAGAAATCGTCCGGAACTTTCACCAATGGTTTTTTGTCTATAGTATCGCCAACCCAAAAACGGGTGCCGAAATAATCATTGGGGAGACTTGCAATACTCAAGTGATACGCGTCCATCCCAATGTCTATAAAGAACCGCATCGCGTCTTTCAGCCTACTTTGCCCGAAGGTGCTGTACGTCGGAAGAGCGGTTGGCTTGCCGTCCACGAAAACTGTCGGGCGGCCATTATGCATCTTTACCTCGACATCGGGAAGCTTTTTTGCAGAAGAGATGGTATTGCCGGTTATGATGATAAATATCGCTACCGTGACACATAATACTGCTCTGTGCAAGAGATGCATGACGTGCTCCTTTATTTTGGGTATGCTGAAAAACATTCGCTTCAAGACGCGAAAACCACTATTTTTAGGATATTACCTCACCCCCGTCCCCTCTCCTAGTCAGGAGAGGGGTGACTCTTAACTGGCTGTCGTTTCCCTCTCCTAATTAGGAGAGGGTGGCCAAAGGCCGGGTGAGGTTGCATGCTCGGATAACATAATACACCGGATCATGATTCTTGGAGAAATTTTTATGAAAAGCCGCAGCGAAGACATTTTGAAACGTCCGGAAGGTTCCATGCATCGTGCACTTTTTAAATCAATGGGATATAGCGACTATGACCTTGAACGGCCGTTGATAGGAATTGCCAATTCCTGGAACCAGATAGTTCCCGGCCATTATAACCTGAGGGAAATTTCAAATCATATCAGGCAGGGTATTATTCAGGGCGGAGGAACTCCGGTCGAATTCGGTGTGATTGCAGCCTGCGATGGCATCGCTAACGGGCATGAAGGGATGCATTACATCCTGCCTACCCGCGATCTCATCGCAAACGATATAGAAATGATGGTCGAAGCCCATTGTCTCGATGCTGTTGTGCTTGTGGGATCGTGCGACAAGATTGTTCCGGGTATGTTGATGGCTGCTGCCCGTCTTGATATTCCGGCCATTTTGGCAGTTGGCGGGAACATGGAAGGCGGCTGCGATTTTGATAACCGGAAATCCGACATCTCTTCCATTACTGAAGCGCTTGGAATGCTTAAATCCGGCGCTATCGACGAGATAACCTACCGTAAGCTCGAGGATTGTGCCGGCCCGACCTGCGGTTCATGTTCGTTCCTTGGAACGGCTAATACCATGTGCTGTGTGGCTGAAGCTATGGGTATGTGTTTACCGGGCAGCGCAACTATTCCGGCAACATATGCCGAACGCTTGCGTTCGGCGCAGGAAACCGGCAGGCAAATTGTCGAATTGCTTAGGAAAGGCATAAACGCACGAACCATCATAACTATGGAGAGCCTGGAAAATGCCATTCGTGTCAACGCCGCAATCGGGGGATCAACGAATGCAGCTCTCCACATACCTGCGATTGCTTATGAGGCCGATTGTGAAGTTACCATGGATATCTTTGAATCTTTATGCAGCAAAACACCTGTTATTGCCAGGATAAATCCTGCAGCTGCGGCAAATGTTCACGATTTCCACAACGCGGGCGGCGTACCGGCGGTAATGAAAGAGCTTTTATCGGTTTTACATGGCGACGCAATAACGGTAACCGGGAAAACCGTAGCTGAAAATGTAGCCAATGCTGAAATATTTGACAGCAGTATCATAAAAACATATAAAAATCCCTGGAGCGAAGGGGGAGGCCTTGCCGTTTTAAAAGGAAATCTGGCGCCCAACACAGCAATTACCAAGCCGGCTGCAATCTCCCCTCAGATGCAGAAATTTGTGGGGCGGGCGCATTGTTTCGACTCGGAAGAAAAGGCTAATGAGGCTATAATCAAAGGTGAAATCCAGGTGGGAGAAGTAGTGGTAATACGCTATGAGGGTCCAAAGGGAGGCCCCGGGATGCGCGAGATGTACACAGCCATGAAATTGCTCTATGGACGGGATCTCGCACTTAAGACAGCTCTCGTAACCGATGGCCGTTTTTCAGGGACCAACAAGGGATGTTTTGTCGGCCATGTGTCGCCGGAAGCGGCGGAAGGAGGACCACTGGCGATTGTAAAGGATGGCGACATGATTACTATCGACATCCCTGCGAGGAACCTTCACCTGCACATTTCAGACTTGGAAATAAATGCCCGTACGGCGGAATGGAAAAGGCCCGAACCAAAGTTCAAAAAGGGGTATCTGGCTCTTTATGCACACCTCGCCGAATCGGCGGACAAAGGCGCCATAATAAAAAACAAATTCAAATAAAAAATCCTGGTTTGTTTTAGATAAGGTTAGTGATGGTATAAATAGATGCCGAAACAAGTTCGGCATGACACGTGTCATCCTGAGCTTGTTTCAGGATCTAATTGCAAATAACGGAGCAATATTTTCAAGAATACTTACCACAAATGACATAACCGGTATAAAAAATCAATCATGAGTCATAAAACCGATGTCCTGAAAACCATTCGGGGAATCTTTCCCGGAAAGCTTCCCTATGCCCCGAGGTTCGATATCTGGTTCAACGCCCACCAGTATCGGGGAACGCTGCCTGAACAGTATCATGACTGCGCCAATACTCTTGATATTGCCCGTATGATCGGAGTCGGCGGGCACCTTGCCGTACCCGATTTTTTACGGACAGAAGACCCGGCGCAGATGGCAGACCGCGGCATCGGCATCTATCACATCCCGCAGGTTCCCTACCGGATTAATCTGCGGAAGGTGGAGCGCATAACCGAAAAGGATGAATACAGGACAACGACGACATACCGCACCCCAAAAGGAACGGTACGCGTCAGCTTTGAAATGACCGAAGACATGAAACGATCGGGGACAACGATCTCATGGATAACCGAACATGCCATCAAAAGCGGGGAAGATTATGCTCCTCTCATATTTCTCTTCGAGAATATCGATGTCGAGCCAAAGTACGATGGCGTTCAATCAATGATTGATTCTGCCGGCGAGGATGCTGTTGTTGTCGCAACCGCCAGCATACCGGGTTCACCCATGCAGCATATCATGCGCGACCTTATCGATATTACATCCTTCTTCATGGAGTTGTATGACCGACCGGACGAACTGAAAGCGCTTGCCGATGCCATCGGCTCATTCTTCGAGCAGCTCATGCCTATCGCATCTTCTTCCCCGGGTGAGCTTCTTCTTTTCGGCGCAAATACGGATGAGACCATCACCTATCCGCCGTTCTACGAAAAGCATATCATGCCCTGGATCTCACGGTTCGCCGCTATGGCGCATGACAACGGCAAGTACGTTCTCATCCACGCCGATGGTGAAAACCAATCCCTTTTCGATCTTTACCGTCAGACGG
Encoded proteins:
- a CDS encoding class I SAM-dependent methyltransferase — its product is MSALEGGARDALAAGARLRKLFPDVPPAFLAAAVELAEARERGKGKFARAGEMFFTREALEQATGEEAAKHRAERFRGLGTVCDACCGIGGDAVALGAAAERIICVDRDPARLLFCAENMRLHGIVAEMTEGDILCLPEILKECDALFIDPSRRSGGKRTWDPFAMEPPLDRVEELLTKVPGGAAKLPTSIREDNLSIPHELEWVSTANGLKEAVLWTGNMRRCTVTVSLLHRNAILRDTDLPVEEAETGGEGEYLYEPDPALIRSGLLGRKAASLGMKLLSRAIAYTTSETLIRDDFFRGYRVLSRMKFNLKRLSEELNALGIGQVTVKKRGFPLLPEEVIKKLRLKGSGHAIVILTRLGKGHEAFIVEPVDSLKPYTFQTHGRSCG
- the lipA gene encoding lipoyl synthase, which encodes MRYLPHTPETVEKLMNDDVAGIMVTNPNTLILNTERKPSWLRKKVGYGAIFQNVQAVLESQRLHTVCEEALCPNRGDCFSQGAATFLILGDRCTRDCRFCAVAHGPDGVTDPSEPLRVAEAVKTLGLNYVVITSVTRDDLPDGGASHFAAVIRNIRILSPHTVIETLIPDFMGSEEALGTVVSACPDVLSHNLETAPGLYPLIRPGSDYRRSLTILKRAGEMDRDIVLKSGLMLGIGETREELCAVFSDLSQSGCVILSLGQYLQPDGDYYPVKRYVSPKEFEELRMIALETGFKEVASAPFTRSSYRAFEMYTALKSLPAPQ
- the gcvH gene encoding glycine cleavage system protein GcvH, whose amino-acid sequence is MKQLHELHVPDDRKYSGDHEWAKPAGGLVRVGISDYAQSELGDAVYVELPEVGRMLQKDSEFGTVESVKAVSELRTPVGGEVAAVNTALVDAPQLMNQSPYDDGWMIEIKPGDPGEVNSLMGAKEYLAFLSGK
- a CDS encoding AsnC family protein, translating into MKKGTSVEIDEINLNILRHLQDGSKSFGSIAKALSITENTVRARVSVMNKNGIR
- the ilvD gene encoding dihydroxy-acid dehydratase; the encoded protein is MKSRSEDILKRPEGSMHRALFKSMGYSDYDLERPLIGIANSWNQIVPGHYNLREISNHIRQGIIQGGGTPVEFGVIAACDGIANGHEGMHYILPTRDLIANDIEMMVEAHCLDAVVLVGSCDKIVPGMLMAAARLDIPAILAVGGNMEGGCDFDNRKSDISSITEALGMLKSGAIDEITYRKLEDCAGPTCGSCSFLGTANTMCCVAEAMGMCLPGSATIPATYAERLRSAQETGRQIVELLRKGINARTIITMESLENAIRVNAAIGGSTNAALHIPAIAYEADCEVTMDIFESLCSKTPVIARINPAAAANVHDFHNAGGVPAVMKELLSVLHGDAITVTGKTVAENVANAEIFDSSIIKTYKNPWSEGGGLAVLKGNLAPNTAITKPAAISPQMQKFVGRAHCFDSEEKANEAIIKGEIQVGEVVVIRYEGPKGGPGMREMYTAMKLLYGRDLALKTALVTDGRFSGTNKGCFVGHVSPEAAEGGPLAIVKDGDMITIDIPARNLHLHISDLEINARTAEWKRPEPKFKKGYLALYAHLAESADKGAIIKNKFK
- a CDS encoding uroporphyrinogen decarboxylase family protein codes for the protein MSHKTDVLKTIRGIFPGKLPYAPRFDIWFNAHQYRGTLPEQYHDCANTLDIARMIGVGGHLAVPDFLRTEDPAQMADRGIGIYHIPQVPYRINLRKVERITEKDEYRTTTTYRTPKGTVRVSFEMTEDMKRSGTTISWITEHAIKSGEDYAPLIFLFENIDVEPKYDGVQSMIDSAGEDAVVVATASIPGSPMQHIMRDLIDITSFFMELYDRPDELKALADAIGSFFEQLMPIASSSPGELLLFGANTDETITYPPFYEKHIMPWISRFAAMAHDNGKYVLIHADGENQSLFDLYRQTGIDVLEAVAPAPMTKSDIHEVLAKTEGMTVWGGIPSVALMPELYREEEFERFMKTLIEAVDSRPRFILGVSDTTPPDADFGRLMRIRDMIP